One segment of Lonchura striata isolate bLonStr1 chromosome 37, bLonStr1.mat, whole genome shotgun sequence DNA contains the following:
- the LOC144247989 gene encoding uncharacterized protein LOC144247989: KQRQWHGVSPYGFRNCIQAPRDPGLFRCIQRFLSTVGAAVGDLPSTATFLNLSVNILRQVPPGAFAHLPQLYTLDLTHNQLERLAPGAFWGLSALVHLDLAHNKVSVLATGVFSGLGNLSTLRLDHNPLQKVAPGAFQPLAALTTLWLRDGRLQALEPVAMAVGNLTHLDLLDLCVNMLSTLGPGLPPTLRVLHLCNNSLGALSGATPGVMPSGLRELDLSYNNISDPAPLAHLCLSNLTYLHLAGNPLDVVQLLRVPGISPHQVDVSGLQVGTSGLEYLCQQLRGQQLQRLQLQRMGLTAMPDGALAECPVLGALDLSGNRLRHLGCVGRLLNQAQCAELSELVAEHNLLQRLPSCNGSPVLRQLHNMSLRFNRILVAGAGAFDNAPVLRQLRLDVNGLARLDRAALRGLHDLRHLRLDNNLLTDLLPGSFADLHQLGDLNLRNNRVAVLFPGAFKGLDQLQTLDLGGNNLQHLAAKAFQGLPRLCRLYLDRNRLLEVRAAAFQPVQLTLGVLDLRANALHYLSRHLQQLPPFRYLHNLYDLNLQAQQPYGMRVVPQRFFQGLGALRSLSLAQNSLSAIPDDAFDDLAQLRNLTLADSNGGMGHLPAGIFKNLSQLRSLNLESAGLRSLGPEVFGNLTRLQELHLAKNELRTLDVTLATRLPALRYLDLRKCPLSCSCANAWLPAWLEGGPVQVVYLYNYTCGETGGASTYLHSFDTRVCYLDMGRYLFAGTAPAVLLLLVLPLLYHRGYWRLRYQLFLLHTWARGHWRREQRRYTYDTFVSYNSGDERWVLEELVPELECGALRLCLHHRDFRPGRAIVDNIVDAVYNSRHTVCVVSRGYLRSEWCSLEIQMASYHLFDELRDVLVLIFLEDIPEAELSAFHRIRRVLLRRTHLRWPSELPARPLFWAKLRCALSAGQEEEDREEGCPDRTRTTVEVPLQKSSFLPQNHWLFSWNYALNSGDEVQMKWLECVYSTNMPCDPIV; this comes from the exons aagcAGAGGCAGTGGCACG GGGTCTCTCCCTATGGCTTCCGCAACTGCATCCAGGCACCGCGGGACCCTGGTCTGTTCCGCTGCATCCAGCGCTTCCTGAGCACCGTGGGGGCTGCAGTGGGCGACCTCCCCTCCACTGCCACATTCCTCAACCTTTCTGTCAATATCTTGCGCCAGGTGCCCCCTGGTGCCTTTGCCCACCTGCCGCAGCTCTACACCCTTGATCTGACCCACAACCAGCTGGAACGCCTGGCCCCAGGGGCTTTCTGGGGGCTGTCAGCACTGGTGCACCTAGACCTGGCCCACAACAAGGTGTCAGTGCTGGCCACGGGTGTGTTCTCTGGGCTGGGAAATCTGAGCACGCTGCGGCTGGACCACAATCCGCTACAGAAAGTGGCCCCCGGAGCTTTCCAGCCACTGGCCGCACTCACCACGCTCTGGCTGCGGGATGGCCGGCTCCAAGCACTGGAGCCCGTGGCCATGGCTGTGGGGAATCTGACGCACCTAGACCTGCTTGACCTGTGTGTAAACATGCTGTCGAcactgggcccggggctgccaccCACGCTGAGGGTCTTGCACCTCTGCAACAACTCCCTGGGAGCTCTTTCAGGGGCCACCCCTGGGGTGATGCCCTCAGGGCTGCGTGAGCTTGACCTGTCCTACAACAACATTTCAGACCCTGCACCACTCGCTCACCTgtgcctgagcaacctgacaTACCTGCACCTGGCTGGGAACCCGCTGGACGTAGTGCAGCTGCTGCGTGTGCCTGGAATCTCCCCGCACCAGGTGGACGTGTCAGGGCTACAGGTAGGCACGAGCGGCCTGGAAtacctgtgccagcagctgagaggacagcagctgcagaggctgcagctgcagcgcATGGGGCTCACAGCAATGCCCGATGGGGCTCTGGCCGAGTGTCCGGTGCTGGGTGCCCTGGATTTATCTGGCAACCGGCTGCGGCACCTGGGCTGCGTAGGGCGGCTGCTGAACCAGGCACAGTGCGCAgagctgagcgagctggtgGCTGAGCACAACTTGCTGCAGCGGCTGCCATCGTGCAACGGGTCCCCAGTTCTGCGGCAGCTGCACAACATGTCCCTGCGCTTCAACCGCATCCTGGTGGCTGGTGCGGGCGCTTTTGACAATGCACCGGTGCTGCGGCAGCTGCGGCTGGATGTGAATGGGCTGGCACGGCTGGACCGCGCAGCGCTGCGTGGACTCCACGACCTGCGGCACCTACGCCTTGACAACAACCTGCTCACTGACCTCCTGCCCGGCTCCTTTGCTGACCTGCACCAGCTGGGAGACCTCAACCTGCGCAACAACCGCGTGGCCGTGCTCTTCCCTGGCGCCTTCAAGGGGCTTGACCAGCTGCAGACGCTTGACCTGGGTGGGAACAAcctgcagcacttggcagcCAAGGCATTCCAGGGCCTCCCGCGGCTTTGCCGACTTTACCTGGACCGCAACCGGCTGCTGGAGGTGAGAGCGGCCGCGTTCCAGCCGGTGCAGCTGACGCTGGGTGTGCTGGACCTGCGTGCCAACGCGCTGCACTACCTGAGCCGacatctgcagcagctgccgcCTTTCCGCTACCTGCATAACCTCTATGACCTGaatctgcaggcacagcagccatATGGGATGCGTGTAGTCCCACAACGTTTCTTCCAGGGCCTCGGTGCCTTGCGCTCACTCTCTCTGGCACAGAACTCACTCTCGGCCATCCCTGACGATGCCTTCGATGACCTGGCACAGCTGCGGAACCTGACGCTGGCTGACAGCAATGGCGGGATGGGCCACCTGCCTGCCGGCATCTTCAAGAACCTGAGCCAGCTGCGCAGCCTGAACCTGGAGAGTGCAGGACTGCGCAGCCTTGGCCCCGAGGTCTTCGGCAACCTAACAcgactgcaggagctgcacctgGCCAAGAACGAGCTGCGTACATTGGATGTGACTCTGGCCACCCGCCTCCCCGCCCTGCGCTATCTGGACCTGCGCAAGTGCCCGCTGAGTTGCAGCTGTGCCAATGCCtggctgcctgcctggctggaaGGTGGGCCCGTGCAGGTGGTCTACCTGTATAACTACACCTGCGGTGAGACGGGTGGGGCCTCCACGTACCTGCACTCCTTTGACACACGCGTGTGCTACCTGGACATGGGGCGGTACCTGTTTGCAGGGACAGCACcagccgtgctgctgctgctagtGCTGCCACTGCTGTACCACCGTGGGTACTGGCGGTTGCGCTAccagctgttcctgctgcaCACGTGGGCACGTGGGCACTGGCGGCGGGAGCAGCGGCGCTACACCTACGACACCTTTGTGTCCTACAACTCTGGGGATGAGCGGTGGGTGCTGGAGGAGTTGGTGCCTGAACTGGAGTGCGGAGCCCTGCGGCTCTGCCTGCACCACCGTGACTTTCGCCCCGGCCGCGCCATAGTGGACAACATCGTGGACGCTGTGTACAACAGCCGGCACACAGTGTGCGTGGTGAGCCGCGGGTACCTGCGCAGCGAGTGGTGCTCACTGGAGATCCAGATGGCCAGCTATCACCTCTTTGATGAGCTGCGCGATGTCCTTGTCCTCATCTTCCTCGAGGACATCCCCGAGGCCGAGCTCTCGGCCTTCCACCGCATACGCCGTGTGCTGCTGCGGCGCACACACCTGCGCTGGCCCTCCGAGCTCCCTGCGCGGCCCCTCTTCTGGGCAAAGCTCAGGTGTGCCCTCAGTgcggggcaggaggaggaggacagggaggaaGGGTGCCCTGACAGGACCAGAACCACTGTGGAGGTTCCCCTtcagaaaagcagttttctgccccaaaatcacTGGCTTTTCTCTTGGAATTATGCTCTGAACAGTGGGGATGAAG TGCAGATGAAATGGCTCGAGTGTGTTTACTCCACCAACATGCCATGTGATCCAATTGTGTGA